The Bifidobacteriaceae bacterium sequence GCCTTCATGGTCTTGGGTTCGCGGATCAACCGGAAGGTCCCCTGGTCGCTCCTCGGCCTGATCGTAATCTCGGGGGTCTGGTCGCTGGGCCATCTGCCCGGCGAGGTGATCGGGCGGCTGCCCACCGGGCTGCCCTCGCCCAGCTTTCCGGAAGTCTCTTGGGAACTGTTGACGGAACTGTCCCCGGCTGCGGCCACCGTGGCCGTTTTGGCCGCGATCGAGTCGCTCTTGTCCGCGCGGGTGGCGGCGCAGCATTCGGACACGGGCCGGTTCGACCCGGACCGGGAGCTTGTCGGACAGGGCTTGGCCTCCATGGCGGCGGGACTGTTCCACGGCATGCCCGCGACGGGCGCGATCGCCCGGACCGCCGTCAACACCTCGAACGGGGCCCGGACCAGGTTGGCCGCGATAGTCCACTCGGTGATCCTGTTCGGGATTGTCTCCTTCCCATTCACCATCAAGCTTGTGTCGACCATCCCCCTTGCCGCCCTGGCCGGGGTCTTGCTGGTCACAGCCGTGCGCATGGTGCCGTTCGCGACGGCCCGCACACTGCTGACGCTGACGAAGCAAGACGCCGTCTTGTTCGTCGCCACCGCCGTGATCACGGTTTCGGTGGACCTGATCTACGCGGTCGGGATTGGCATTGTGGCGGCCGCGTTCTTCGCTTTGCGGACCATGTCCCGAGCCGCCGGGGTGCACCGCGTCGAGTTGCCCGGCCCGGCTCAGGCCGGCGATGAGCGAATCGCCCTCTACCGGATTGACGGCGCCCTGTTCTTCGCCGCCGCGGAGCGGCTGATGGACAAAGTGTCGACCGAGAACGTGTCCGTGGTGATCGTGTCGCTGCGGTCCCTTCAGATCATGGATTCGACCGGGGCGCAGGTGCTGGGCGAATTGGTCGCCTCGCTTGAACGCTCCGGCGTGACGGTGCTCATCGAGGGCATCCAGTCCCAGCATCTGGCGTTGGCGCGAGGCGGCGGCGTCACCCGCGCGGTGCGGCACACCAAACACGTTTTCACCGAAGTCGAGCCGGCTGTCGAACACGCCCGCAGCCACATTGACAGGGAGTCGAAGTGACCGCCGCCAACCGCGCACGGGAGCACGCCGCCACGCCAAACCCCTACTATGAGCCTCCCGTGGAGGCGCCGAGCGCGGAGGATCTCCAAGACCCGTGCTGGCGAATACTGCATGATCCGTACTGGGATGACGACGAGCCGTTCGACTACGGCTACGGCTACGGGGATGGTTTTGACGGCCTCGAAGACTTCGAGGACGCGATGGCTGAGGAGCGACGAATGCGGCAAGCGGTTCGGCGGGCGGCGGGGGGCCGCCGCCCGCATGGGGTGGTGCTCCGCGAGGTGGTGGAGATCGACGGCCTCAAAGTCGAGTTCCGCCGCAAGGCCATGGTCAACCTGCGCCTCCACGTCGAACCCGGA is a genomic window containing:
- a CDS encoding SulP family inorganic anion transporter: MSFATLHSAIATLRALLPSRDDYRPVRSTWRTDVMAGVTVGIVALPLALAFGASAFGETAGGPEAGLVTAVVAGLVAAVFGGSNVQVSGPTGAMVVVLAPVLAARGAGVLGLLCLMAGFMVLLAGVFRLGRTVSAIPWPVIEGFTHGIAVIIFCQQVPSALGVDSGGLSGNALVAAVQAFGRADWSTAHWPILAALGVAAFMVLGSRINRKVPWSLLGLIVISGVWSLGHLPGEVIGRLPTGLPSPSFPEVSWELLTELSPAAATVAVLAAIESLLSARVAAQHSDTGRFDPDRELVGQGLASMAAGLFHGMPATGAIARTAVNTSNGARTRLAAIVHSVILFGIVSFPFTIKLVSTIPLAALAGVLLVTAVRMVPFATARTLLTLTKQDAVLFVATAVITVSVDLIYAVGIGIVAAAFFALRTMSRAAGVHRVELPGPAQAGDERIALYRIDGALFFAAAERLMDKVSTENVSVVIVSLRSLQIMDSTGAQVLGELVASLERSGVTVLIEGIQSQHLALARGGGVTRAVRHTKHVFTEVEPAVEHARSHIDRESK